The proteins below are encoded in one region of Brevundimonas fontaquae:
- the tuf gene encoding elongation factor Tu, translated as MAKEKFERTKPHCNIGTIGHVDHGKTTLTAAITMTLAKAGGAKAMNYADIDAAPEEKARGITINTAHVEYETANRHYAHVDCPGHADYVKNMITGAAQMDGAILVVSAADGPMPQTREHILLARQVGVPALVVFMNKVDLVDDEELLELVEMEVRELLSSYQFPGDDIPITKGSAKAATDGVNPEIGEQRVLALMETVDAYIPQPERPVDLPFLMPVEDVFSISGRGTVVTGRVEKGIIKVGEEVEIVGIRPVQKTTCTGVEMFRKLLDQGQAGDNVGVLLRGTKREDVERGQVLCKPGSITPHTKFLAEAYILTKEEGGRHTPFFTNYRPQFYFRTTDVTGIVQLKEGVEMIMPGDNAELNVELITPIAMDQGLRFAIREGGRTVGAGVVAKIIA; from the coding sequence ATGGCCAAGGAAAAGTTCGAACGGACGAAGCCGCACTGCAACATCGGCACGATTGGTCACGTTGACCACGGCAAGACGACGTTGACGGCTGCGATCACGATGACGCTGGCGAAGGCCGGCGGCGCGAAGGCGATGAACTACGCCGACATCGACGCTGCGCCGGAAGAGAAGGCGCGCGGCATCACGATCAACACCGCGCACGTGGAATATGAGACGGCCAACCGTCACTACGCCCACGTCGACTGCCCCGGCCACGCCGACTATGTGAAGAACATGATCACCGGCGCCGCGCAGATGGACGGCGCGATCCTGGTGGTGTCGGCCGCTGACGGCCCGATGCCGCAGACCCGCGAGCACATCCTGCTGGCCCGTCAGGTCGGCGTGCCGGCCCTGGTGGTCTTCATGAACAAGGTCGACCTGGTCGACGACGAAGAGCTGCTCGAGCTGGTCGAGATGGAAGTGCGCGAGCTGCTTTCGTCGTACCAGTTCCCCGGCGACGACATTCCGATCACCAAGGGTTCGGCCAAGGCCGCGACCGACGGCGTGAACCCGGAAATCGGCGAACAGCGCGTTCTGGCCCTGATGGAAACCGTCGACGCCTACATCCCGCAGCCGGAGCGTCCGGTCGACCTGCCGTTCCTGATGCCGGTCGAAGACGTGTTCTCGATCTCGGGCCGTGGCACCGTGGTCACGGGCCGCGTCGAGAAGGGCATCATCAAGGTTGGTGAGGAAGTCGAGATCGTCGGCATCCGTCCGGTCCAGAAGACGACCTGCACGGGCGTGGAAATGTTCCGCAAGCTGCTGGACCAGGGCCAGGCGGGCGACAACGTCGGCGTGCTGCTGCGCGGCACCAAGCGTGAAGACGTCGAGCGCGGCCAGGTGCTGTGCAAGCCGGGCTCCATCACCCCGCACACCAAGTTCCTGGCTGAAGCCTACATCCTGACCAAGGAAGAGGGCGGTCGTCACACCCCGTTCTTCACGAACTATCGCCCGCAGTTCTACTTCCGCACCACGGACGTGACCGGCATCGTTCAGCTGAAGGAAGGGGTCGAGATGATCATGCCGGGCGACAACGCCGAGCTGAACGTCGAGCTGATCACCCCGATCGCGATGGACCAGGGCCTGCGCTTCGCCATCCGTGAAGGCGGCCGCACCGTCGGCGCCGGCGTCGTGGCCAAGATCATCGCCTAA
- the fusA gene encoding elongation factor G, with translation MARTHKLEDYRNFGIMAHIDAGKTTTTERILYYTGKSHKIGEVHDGAATMDWMDQEQERGITITSAATTAFWQGKRLNIIDTPGHVDFTIEVERSLRVLDGAVTVLDGNAGVEPQTETVWRQADKYKVPRIVYVNKMDKIGADFDASVESIRDRLGAKAVPIQFPIGAESSLSGLVDLVRMTGVVWDNDGLGASYKDVPIPDDLMDKAIAARQYLIDNAVELDDEAMEAYLEGNEPDEATIKKCIRKAVLTGAFYPILCGSAFKNKGVQTLLDAVVDYLPSPLDIPPTPGIDFKTEEPVVRKASDEEPLSVLAFKIMDDPFVGSLTFCRLYSGKMETGQSLLNSSRDKKERVGRMLQMHSNNREDVKEAYAGDIVALAGLKETRTGDTLCDPIKSPVILEKMEFPAPVIEISVEPKTKGDQEKLGVALAKLASEDPSFTVSTDHESGQTILKGMGELHLDIKIDILKRTYKVEANIGAPQVAYRESLGRKVDIDYTHKKQTGGTGQFARVMITFEPGEPGSGFVFENSIVGGAVPKEYIPGVEKGLNSAKDNGLLAGFPLIDFKATLTDGKFHDVDSSVLAFEIASRAAFRELKEKGSPKLLEPIMAVEVVTPEEYLGSVIGDLNGRRGMIQGQDMRGNATVVNAFVPLANMFGYVNTLRGMSQGRAQFTMQYDHYEPVPQHVADEVIKKYA, from the coding sequence ATGGCCCGCACTCACAAGCTCGAGGACTACCGCAACTTCGGCATCATGGCCCACATCGACGCGGGCAAGACGACGACGACCGAGCGGATCCTGTATTACACCGGTAAATCCCACAAGATCGGCGAAGTCCACGACGGCGCTGCGACCATGGACTGGATGGACCAGGAGCAGGAGCGCGGCATCACCATCACGTCCGCCGCGACGACCGCCTTCTGGCAAGGCAAGCGTCTGAACATCATCGACACCCCCGGCCACGTGGACTTCACCATTGAGGTTGAGCGTTCGCTGCGCGTCCTCGACGGCGCCGTGACCGTGCTAGACGGCAACGCCGGCGTCGAGCCGCAGACGGAAACCGTCTGGCGCCAGGCCGACAAGTACAAGGTGCCGCGCATCGTCTACGTCAACAAGATGGACAAGATCGGCGCCGACTTCGACGCCTCGGTCGAGTCGATCCGCGACCGTCTGGGCGCCAAGGCCGTGCCGATCCAGTTCCCGATCGGCGCTGAGTCCTCGCTGTCGGGTCTGGTCGATCTGGTCCGCATGACCGGCGTGGTCTGGGACAACGACGGCCTGGGCGCTTCCTACAAGGATGTGCCGATCCCCGACGACCTGATGGACAAGGCGATCGCTGCGCGTCAGTACCTGATCGACAACGCCGTCGAGCTGGACGACGAGGCGATGGAAGCCTACCTCGAGGGCAACGAGCCCGACGAAGCCACCATCAAGAAGTGCATCCGTAAGGCCGTTCTGACCGGCGCCTTCTATCCGATCCTGTGCGGCTCGGCCTTCAAGAACAAGGGCGTGCAGACGCTGCTGGACGCCGTCGTCGACTATCTGCCGTCGCCGCTGGACATCCCGCCGACCCCGGGCATCGACTTCAAGACCGAAGAGCCCGTCGTGCGTAAGGCTTCGGACGAAGAGCCCCTGTCGGTCCTGGCCTTCAAGATCATGGACGACCCCTTCGTCGGCTCGCTGACCTTCTGCCGCCTGTATTCGGGCAAGATGGAAACCGGTCAGTCGCTGCTGAACTCCAGCCGCGACAAGAAAGAGCGCGTCGGCCGGATGCTGCAGATGCACTCCAACAACCGTGAAGACGTCAAGGAAGCCTACGCCGGCGACATCGTCGCCCTGGCCGGCCTGAAGGAAACCCGCACGGGCGACACCCTGTGCGACCCGATCAAGTCGCCCGTCATCCTGGAGAAAATGGAGTTCCCGGCGCCGGTCATCGAGATCTCGGTCGAGCCCAAGACCAAGGGCGACCAGGAGAAGCTGGGCGTCGCCCTGGCCAAGCTGGCCTCGGAAGATCCCTCCTTCACCGTCTCGACCGACCACGAGTCGGGCCAGACGATCCTGAAGGGCATGGGCGAGCTGCACCTGGACATCAAGATCGACATCCTGAAGCGCACCTACAAGGTAGAGGCCAACATCGGCGCGCCGCAGGTCGCCTACCGTGAATCGCTGGGCCGCAAGGTCGACATCGACTACACGCACAAGAAGCAGACCGGCGGTACGGGCCAGTTCGCCCGCGTCATGATCACCTTCGAACCCGGCGAGCCGGGCTCGGGCTTCGTGTTCGAGAACTCGATCGTCGGCGGCGCGGTGCCGAAGGAATACATCCCCGGCGTCGAAAAGGGGCTGAACTCGGCTAAGGACAACGGTCTGCTGGCCGGCTTCCCGCTGATCGACTTCAAGGCGACGCTGACGGACGGCAAGTTCCACGACGTCGACTCCAGCGTGTTGGCGTTCGAAATCGCGTCGCGCGCCGCCTTCCGCGAACTGAAGGAGAAGGGTTCGCCCAAGCTGCTCGAGCCGATCATGGCGGTGGAAGTCGTGACCCCCGAGGAATACCTCGGCTCGGTCATCGGCGACCTGAACGGCCGTCGCGGCATGATCCAGGGTCAGGACATGCGCGGCAACGCCACCGTCGTGAACGCCTTCGTGCCGCTGGCCAACATGTTCGGTTATGTGAACACGCTGCGCGGCATGTCGCAGGGCCGCGCTCAGTTCACCATGCAATACGACCACTACGAGCCGGTGCCGCAACACGTCGCCGACGAAGTGATCAAGAAGTACGCCTAA
- the rpsG gene encoding 30S ribosomal protein S7 → MSRRHRAQKREVLPDPKFGDLIVTKFMNYVMYEGKKAVAENIVYGAFDILAEKKKDQEPVATFHAALDNVSPSVEVRSRRVGGATYQVPVEVRPDRRRALAIRWLVNAARKRGENTMTEKLAAELLDASNNRGTAVKKREDTHKMAEANRAFSHYRW, encoded by the coding sequence ATGTCGCGTCGTCACCGCGCCCAGAAACGTGAAGTTCTGCCGGATCCCAAGTTCGGGGACCTGATCGTCACCAAGTTCATGAACTACGTCATGTACGAAGGTAAGAAGGCCGTCGCCGAAAACATCGTGTACGGCGCCTTCGACATCCTGGCCGAGAAGAAGAAGGACCAGGAGCCGGTCGCGACCTTCCACGCCGCCCTGGACAACGTCTCTCCGTCGGTCGAAGTGCGCTCGCGTCGCGTCGGCGGCGCCACCTATCAGGTGCCCGTCGAAGTCCGTCCGGACCGTCGTCGCGCCCTGGCCATACGCTGGCTGGTGAACGCTGCGCGCAAGCGTGGCGAGAACACCATGACGGAGAAGCTGGCCGCCGAACTGCTGGACGCCTCGAACAACCGCGGCACCGCGGTCAAGAAGCGTGAAGACACCCACAAGATGGCCGAAGCCAACCGCGCCTTCAGCCACTATCGCTGGTAA
- the rpsL gene encoding 30S ribosomal protein S12, whose protein sequence is MPTINQLIRKPRKPKPTRNKVPALEGSPQRRGVCTRVYTTTPKKPNSALRKVAKVRLAKNGYEAVCYIPGEGHNLQEHSVVLIRGGRVKDLPGVRYHILRGVLDTQGVKDRKQRRSHYGAKRPK, encoded by the coding sequence ATGCCTACGATCAACCAGCTGATCCGCAAGCCGCGCAAGCCCAAGCCCACCCGCAACAAGGTGCCGGCTCTGGAGGGTTCGCCCCAGCGTCGCGGCGTTTGCACCCGCGTTTACACCACGACCCCGAAGAAGCCGAACTCGGCTCTGCGTAAGGTCGCCAAGGTCCGTCTGGCCAAGAACGGCTACGAAGCCGTGTGCTACATCCCCGGCGAAGGCCACAACCTGCAAGAACACTCGGTTGTTCTGATCCGCGGCGGCCGCGTGAAGGACTTGCCCGGCGTTCGCTACCACATCCTGCGCGGCGTTCTGGATACCCAAGGCGTCAAGGACCGTAAGCAGCGTCGTTCGCACTACGGCGCCAAGCGTCCGAAGTAA
- a CDS encoding TonB family protein: MSKAALLVMTAGLFALSACASPPVTVAADGTPVVGRSFTPDPEDGSVTVECTVAQNGTLSACIVISETPPGQGFGQAALNIAQKAKLTTAQSRPGGKVRFTTRFRLAD, translated from the coding sequence ATGAGCAAGGCGGCGCTGCTTGTAATGACAGCGGGACTGTTTGCACTGAGCGCGTGTGCATCGCCGCCCGTCACCGTGGCGGCCGACGGAACGCCCGTGGTCGGCCGCAGCTTCACGCCTGACCCGGAGGACGGCTCGGTCACCGTGGAATGCACCGTCGCTCAGAACGGAACCTTATCGGCCTGCATCGTCATCTCAGAGACTCCTCCCGGACAGGGATTCGGTCAGGCTGCCCTCAACATTGCGCAAAAGGCCAAACTGACGACCGCTCAATCCAGACCTGGCGGCAAGGTGCGCTTCACGACGCGTTTCCGGCTGGCGGATTAG
- the rpoC gene encoding DNA-directed RNA polymerase subunit beta': MNQEVLNIFNPVPVTPTFDQIKIALASPEKIRSWSFGEIKKPETINYRTFKPERDGLFCARIFGPTKDYECLCGKYKRMKYKGIICEKCGVEVTLARVRRERMGHIDLAAPVAHIWFLKSLPSRISLMLDMALKDVERVLYFENYIVTEPGLTPLKQNQLLTEDEFYRYQEEFGDDGFTAEIGAEAVRNLLMGIDLNAEAEKHRAELADNPSEMKAKKASKRLKLIEAFLESGNKPEWMILTIVPVIPPELRPLVPLDGGRFATSDLNDLYRRVINRNNRLKRLMELRAPDIIIRNEKRMLQESVDALFDNGRRGRVITGANKRPLKSLADMLKGKQGRFRQNLLGKRVDYSGRSVITVGPELKLHECGLPKKMALELFKPFIYARLDAKGLSGTVKQSKRMVEREQPAVWDILDEVIREHPVLLNRAPTLHRLGIQAFEPKLIEGKAIRLHPLVCTAFNADFDGDQMAVHVPLSLEAQLEARVLMMSTNNILSPANGKPIIVPSQDIVLGLYYLSLVKDGEPGEGKLFANIGEIDAALDAKVVTLHTRIKARWTEQDAEGNEVTKVIDTTPGRMKLAALLPRNPNVGYRLLEKNLTKKEIGNLIDVVYRHCGQKATVIFADQMMGLGFREAAKAGISFGKDDIVIPAKKVELVAETRTQVEEYEQQYADGLITRGEKYNKVVDAWSKATDRIADAMMGEIAQPRVLIEGENPDINSVFMMANSGARGSQAQMKQLGGMRGLMAKPSGEIIETPITSNFKEGLTVLEYFNSTHGARKGLADTALKTANSGYLTRRLVDVAQDSIVTEQDCGSTRGITLRAVMEGGDVLVSLGQRILGRYAAEDIKEPGTDTVLFPADTYLVEEVAEAVEAAGVQSVKVRSALTCEAEAGICAHCYGRDLARGTNVNIGEAVGVIAAQSIGEPGTQLTMRTFHIGGTAQVAETSFMEATNAGTAKVTGPTVVAAHGDLVAMSRNVIVTVVVDGKDRETHKAPYGARIRVKDGDEVKKNQRLAEWDPYTTPILTEVGGVVRFEDLVEGLSVKEETDEATGIAQRVVSDWRASPRGSDLRPAMGVTLGDAYAKLSSGSDARYLLPVGAVLSVSNGDEVKPGEIIARVPTEGAKTRDITGGLPRVAELFEARRPKDCAVIAEMDGRVEFGRDYKNKRRIKITPEPNADGVQGEPVEFLIPKGKHISVHDGDLIQKGDYIIDGNPDPHDLLRIQGVEALAEYLVNEVQEVYRLQGVPINDKHIEVIVRQMLQKVEVLDSGETTLIRGDTVEVAEAVLENAKVEKRGGRLATTQPVLLGITKASLQTRSFISAASFQETTRVLTDASVHGKKDMLEGLKENVIVGRLIPAGTGAYLRSLQKIANERDAELTSALEEAIEPLPADLQLELESSES, encoded by the coding sequence ATGAACCAGGAAGTCCTGAACATCTTCAACCCGGTCCCGGTCACCCCGACCTTCGACCAGATCAAGATCGCCCTGGCCTCGCCCGAGAAGATCCGTTCGTGGTCGTTCGGCGAGATCAAGAAGCCGGAAACCATCAACTACCGTACGTTCAAGCCCGAGCGTGACGGCCTGTTCTGCGCGCGTATCTTTGGCCCGACCAAGGACTACGAATGCCTGTGCGGCAAGTACAAGCGCATGAAGTACAAGGGCATCATCTGCGAGAAGTGCGGCGTCGAAGTCACCCTGGCTCGCGTTCGCCGCGAGCGCATGGGTCACATCGACCTGGCTGCGCCGGTCGCCCACATCTGGTTCCTGAAGTCGCTGCCCAGCCGCATCTCGCTGATGCTGGACATGGCGCTGAAGGACGTCGAGCGCGTCCTGTACTTCGAGAACTACATCGTCACCGAGCCGGGCCTGACCCCGCTGAAGCAGAACCAACTGCTGACGGAAGACGAGTTCTATCGCTACCAGGAAGAGTTCGGCGATGACGGCTTCACCGCCGAGATCGGCGCCGAGGCCGTCCGCAACCTGCTGATGGGCATCGACCTGAACGCGGAAGCCGAAAAGCACCGCGCCGAGCTGGCCGACAATCCCTCGGAAATGAAGGCCAAGAAGGCGTCCAAGCGCCTGAAGCTTATCGAGGCCTTCCTGGAATCGGGCAACAAGCCCGAGTGGATGATCCTGACGATCGTGCCGGTCATCCCGCCGGAACTGCGTCCGCTGGTGCCTCTGGACGGCGGTCGTTTCGCGACCTCCGACCTGAACGACCTGTATCGCCGCGTCATCAACCGCAACAACCGCCTGAAGCGCCTGATGGAACTGCGCGCGCCGGACATCATCATCCGTAACGAAAAGCGGATGCTGCAGGAGTCCGTCGACGCCCTGTTCGACAACGGCCGTCGCGGTCGCGTGATCACGGGCGCCAACAAGCGTCCGCTGAAGTCGCTGGCCGATATGCTGAAGGGCAAGCAGGGTCGCTTCCGTCAGAACCTGCTGGGCAAGCGCGTCGACTATTCGGGTCGTTCGGTCATCACCGTGGGTCCGGAACTGAAGCTGCACGAGTGCGGCCTGCCCAAGAAGATGGCGCTGGAGCTGTTCAAGCCGTTCATCTATGCGCGCCTGGACGCCAAGGGCCTGTCGGGGACCGTCAAGCAATCCAAGCGCATGGTCGAGCGCGAGCAGCCCGCCGTCTGGGACATCCTGGACGAGGTCATCCGCGAGCACCCGGTTCTGCTGAACCGCGCGCCGACGCTTCACCGTCTGGGCATCCAGGCGTTCGAACCCAAGCTGATCGAGGGCAAGGCCATCCGCCTGCACCCGCTGGTCTGCACCGCCTTCAACGCCGACTTCGACGGCGACCAGATGGCCGTTCACGTCCCGCTGAGCCTCGAGGCCCAGCTGGAAGCGCGCGTTCTGATGATGTCGACCAACAACATCCTGTCGCCCGCCAACGGCAAGCCGATCATCGTGCCGTCGCAGGACATCGTCCTGGGCCTGTACTATCTGTCGCTGGTCAAGGACGGCGAGCCGGGTGAAGGCAAGCTGTTCGCCAACATCGGCGAGATCGACGCGGCGCTGGACGCCAAGGTCGTCACCCTGCACACGCGCATCAAGGCGCGTTGGACGGAACAGGACGCCGAAGGCAATGAGGTGACCAAGGTCATCGACACCACGCCGGGCCGGATGAAGCTGGCGGCTCTGCTGCCGCGTAACCCGAACGTCGGCTACCGCCTGCTCGAGAAGAACCTGACCAAGAAGGAAATCGGCAATCTGATCGACGTGGTCTATCGCCACTGCGGTCAGAAGGCGACGGTCATCTTCGCTGACCAGATGATGGGCCTGGGCTTCCGCGAAGCCGCCAAGGCCGGCATTTCGTTCGGCAAGGACGACATCGTGATCCCGGCCAAAAAGGTCGAGCTGGTCGCCGAGACCCGCACCCAGGTCGAGGAGTACGAACAACAGTACGCCGACGGCCTGATCACGCGCGGCGAGAAGTACAACAAGGTGGTCGACGCCTGGTCCAAGGCCACGGACCGGATCGCCGACGCCATGATGGGCGAGATCGCGCAACCGCGCGTGCTGATCGAGGGTGAAAACCCCGACATCAACTCGGTCTTCATGATGGCCAACTCCGGCGCCCGTGGTTCGCAGGCCCAGATGAAGCAACTGGGCGGCATGCGCGGCCTGATGGCCAAGCCGTCCGGCGAGATCATCGAGACGCCGATCACCTCGAACTTCAAGGAAGGCCTGACCGTCCTTGAATACTTCAACTCCACCCACGGCGCCCGTAAGGGTCTGGCCGACACCGCGCTGAAGACCGCCAACTCGGGTTACCTGACCCGTCGTCTGGTGGACGTGGCGCAGGACTCCATCGTCACCGAGCAGGATTGCGGCTCGACGCGCGGCATCACCCTGCGTGCGGTGATGGAAGGTGGCGACGTGCTGGTCTCGCTGGGTCAGCGCATCCTGGGTCGTTATGCGGCTGAGGACATCAAGGAGCCGGGCACCGATACCGTCCTGTTCCCCGCCGACACCTATCTGGTGGAAGAAGTCGCCGAGGCCGTCGAGGCTGCGGGCGTCCAGTCGGTCAAGGTCCGTTCGGCCCTGACCTGCGAGGCCGAAGCCGGCATCTGCGCCCACTGCTACGGCCGTGATCTGGCGCGCGGCACCAACGTCAACATCGGCGAAGCGGTCGGCGTCATCGCCGCCCAGTCGATCGGCGAGCCGGGCACCCAGCTGACGATGCGGACCTTCCACATCGGCGGTACGGCTCAGGTGGCGGAAACCTCCTTCATGGAGGCGACCAACGCCGGTACGGCCAAGGTCACCGGCCCGACCGTCGTCGCGGCGCACGGCGATCTGGTGGCCATGAGCCGCAACGTCATCGTGACCGTGGTCGTCGACGGCAAGGACCGCGAGACGCACAAGGCTCCTTACGGCGCCCGCATCCGCGTCAAGGACGGTGACGAGGTCAAGAAGAACCAGCGCCTGGCGGAGTGGGACCCCTACACCACCCCGATCCTGACGGAAGTCGGCGGCGTCGTGCGCTTCGAAGACCTGGTCGAAGGCCTGTCGGTCAAGGAAGAAACCGACGAAGCGACGGGCATCGCCCAGCGCGTCGTCAGCGACTGGCGCGCCAGCCCGCGCGGTTCGGACCTGCGTCCGGCCATGGGCGTCACCCTGGGCGACGCCTACGCCAAGCTGTCGTCCGGTTCGGACGCCCGTTACCTGCTGCCCGTGGGCGCGGTTCTGTCCGTGTCGAACGGCGACGAGGTCAAGCCGGGCGAGATCATCGCTCGCGTTCCGACCGAAGGCGCCAAGACCCGCGACATCACCGGCGGTCTGCCGCGCGTCGCCGAACTGTTCGAAGCTCGCCGTCCGAAGGACTGCGCGGTCATCGCCGAGATGGACGGTCGCGTCGAATTCGGCCGCGACTACAAGAACAAGCGCCGCATCAAGATCACGCCCGAGCCCAACGCCGACGGCGTGCAGGGCGAACCGGTCGAGTTCCTGATCCCGAAGGGCAAGCACATCTCCGTCCACGACGGCGATCTGATCCAGAAGGGCGACTACATCATCGACGGCAACCCGGATCCGCACGATCTGCTGCGCATCCAGGGCGTCGAGGCGCTGGCCGAGTATCTGGTGAACGAAGTGCAGGAGGTCTATCGACTGCAGGGCGTGCCGATCAACGACAAGCACATCGAAGTCATCGTGCGTCAGATGCTGCAGAAGGTGGAAGTGCTGGATTCGGGTGAAACCACCCTGATCCGCGGCGACACCGTAGAAGTAGCTGAAGCCGTTCTGGAAAACGCCAAGGTCGAGAAGCGTGGCGGCCGTCTGGCCACCACCCAGCCCGTCCTGCTGGGCATCACCAAGGCGTCGCTGCAAACCCGCAGCTTCATCTCGGCGGCGTCCTTCCAGGAGACCACCCGCGTCCTCACCGACGCCTCGGTCCACGGCAAGAAGGACATGCTGGAAGGCCTGAAGGAAAACGTCATCGTCGGCCGCTTGATCCCGGCCGGCACCGGCGCCTACCTGCGCAGCCTGCAGAAGATCGCCAACGAGCGTGATGCAGAACTGACCTCGGCCCTGGAAGAGGCGATCGAGCCGCTGCCGGCCGATCTGCAACTGGAGCTGGAGAGCAGCGAAAGCTGA